The Streptomyces europaeiscabiei genome window below encodes:
- a CDS encoding TetR/AcrR family transcriptional regulator, protein MEMIAERGLEKLTMAALGLEVGMSSGHLLYYFHSKDELLLRTLEWSEGQLGTERGRLLVRASSARERLDAYVGLYVPEGHRDPHWTLWLEVWNRSKSAAADADARERQAAIEGAWHRDLVALLAEGISHGEFRPVDPDRFAARLRALLDGFSIHVAIGLRGTGREQVLAYVSEFLDESLALPAVVEG, encoded by the coding sequence ATGGAAATGATCGCCGAGCGTGGTCTGGAGAAGCTCACCATGGCGGCACTCGGTCTCGAGGTCGGCATGAGCAGCGGCCACCTCCTCTACTACTTCCACTCCAAGGACGAGTTGCTGCTGCGCACCCTGGAGTGGAGTGAGGGGCAGCTCGGCACCGAGCGCGGACGGCTGCTCGTGCGGGCATCGTCAGCCCGCGAACGGCTCGACGCGTACGTCGGCCTGTACGTCCCCGAGGGCCATCGCGACCCGCACTGGACCCTCTGGCTGGAGGTCTGGAACCGCTCGAAGAGCGCCGCCGCCGACGCGGACGCCCGCGAGCGCCAGGCCGCCATCGAGGGCGCCTGGCACCGCGACCTCGTCGCGCTGCTCGCCGAGGGCATCTCGCACGGCGAGTTCCGCCCCGTCGACCCCGACCGCTTCGCCGCCCGGCTGCGCGCCCTGCTCGACGGCTTCTCCATCCACGTGGCCATCGGTCTACGCGGCACGGGCCGCGAGCAAGTCCTGGCGTACGTAAGTGAGTTCCTGGACGAGTCACTCGCGCTCCCCGCCGTCGTGGAGGGATGA
- a CDS encoding agmatine deiminase family protein yields the protein MDTSAAADGFRMPPEWTPHERTWMAWPGPNPTFDNPAGLAEARLAWADVARTISRFEPVTVVCGPGQATRAGALLGPGIDTVERELDDAWMRDIGPTFLTDGKGGLAAVDWTFNGWGAQEWARWDHDARIAAHVSDLAGARTYASKLVNEGGAIHVDGEGTVLLTETVQLGPERNPGWTRAQVEAEIHGLLGTRKAIWLPRGLTGDYPPYGFGTLGHVDIVAAFARPGVVVAHSQPDPAHPDHEVSKEIIGLLAAETDAGGRRLEVVEVPAPTALEADGHWADYSYINHYLCNGGVVLCGFDDPRDELAAGIFRRLFPERTVTLVDARAIFAGGGGIHCITQQQPKV from the coding sequence ATGGACACGTCTGCCGCCGCCGACGGCTTCCGCATGCCTCCCGAGTGGACCCCGCACGAACGCACCTGGATGGCGTGGCCGGGCCCGAACCCCACCTTCGACAACCCTGCGGGCCTCGCCGAGGCCCGCCTGGCCTGGGCGGATGTCGCCCGGACGATCAGCCGCTTCGAGCCGGTCACCGTCGTGTGCGGCCCGGGCCAGGCCACCCGGGCCGGAGCCCTTCTGGGCCCCGGCATCGACACCGTCGAGCGTGAACTCGACGACGCCTGGATGCGTGACATCGGCCCCACCTTCCTCACCGACGGCAAGGGTGGACTGGCCGCCGTGGACTGGACGTTCAACGGATGGGGCGCCCAGGAATGGGCCCGCTGGGACCACGACGCCAGGATCGCGGCACACGTGTCCGACCTGGCCGGGGCCCGGACGTACGCCTCGAAGCTGGTCAACGAGGGCGGCGCGATCCACGTCGACGGAGAAGGCACGGTCCTGCTCACGGAGACCGTACAGTTGGGACCCGAGCGCAACCCCGGCTGGACCCGCGCGCAGGTGGAAGCCGAGATCCACGGTCTGCTCGGCACCCGCAAGGCGATCTGGCTGCCGCGCGGACTGACCGGCGACTATCCTCCGTACGGTTTCGGGACACTCGGCCATGTCGACATCGTCGCCGCCTTCGCCCGGCCCGGAGTCGTCGTCGCGCACTCCCAGCCGGATCCGGCGCACCCCGACCACGAGGTGTCGAAGGAGATCATCGGACTGCTGGCGGCGGAGACCGACGCGGGGGGACGCCGCCTGGAGGTCGTCGAGGTCCCCGCCCCGACGGCCCTGGAAGCCGACGGCCACTGGGCCGACTACTCCTACATCAACCACTACCTCTGCAACGGCGGGGTCGTGCTCTGCGGCTTCGACGATCCGCGTGACGAACTCGCGGCCGGCATCTTCCGCCGGCTGTTCCCCGAGCGGACGGTCACGCTCGTCGACGCCCGTGCGATCTTCGCGGGTGGAGGCGGCATCCACTGCATCACGCAGCAGCAGCCGAAGGTCTGA
- a CDS encoding urease subunit alpha — MSGSRGPDNRRGRAVNPYEYAAAHGPRAGDRIRLGDSGLTIRVESDAQRYGDEFLVGFGKTARDGLHLKAASVRETCDVVISNVVVIDAVQGIRKVSVGIREGRIASIGRAGNPDTLDGVDVVVGTGTSIVSGEGLIATAGAVDTHVHLLSPRIMEASLASGVTTIIGQEFGPVWGVGVNSPWALRHTFNAFDAWPVNIGFLGRGSSSHDAPLTEALAEGGASGFKVHEDMGAHTRALDTALRVAEEHDVQVALHSDGLNECLSVEDTLRVLDGRTIHAFHIEGCGGGHVPNVLKMAGVANVIGSSTNPTLPFGRDAVAEHYGMIVSVHDLKTDLPGDAAMARDRIRAGTMGAEDVLHDLGAIGITSSDAQGMGRAGETVRRTFAMAGKMKAELGPLGGDRADDDNARVLRYLAKLTINPAIAHGLAHEVGSIEVGKLADIVLWRPEYFGAKPQLVLKSGFPAYGVVGDPGAATDTCEPLVLGPQFGAHGTTPADISVAFVARAALDQGNDAMPTRRRRVAVRGTRGIGPADLHLNSRTGIVDVDPHTGLVTLDGEPLHSEPAESVSLNRLYFL, encoded by the coding sequence ATATCTGGGAGCCGGGGCCCAGACAACCGAAGAGGCCGAGCGGTGAACCCGTACGAGTACGCCGCCGCCCACGGCCCTCGGGCCGGTGACCGCATCCGCCTCGGCGACTCGGGGCTGACGATCCGTGTCGAGTCGGACGCCCAGCGATACGGGGACGAGTTCCTCGTCGGCTTCGGCAAGACCGCCCGCGACGGGCTGCATCTCAAGGCCGCGTCCGTCCGGGAGACCTGTGACGTCGTCATCAGCAATGTGGTCGTGATCGACGCGGTGCAGGGTATCCGGAAAGTGTCGGTCGGGATCAGAGAGGGTCGGATCGCTTCGATCGGGCGGGCCGGGAACCCGGACACCCTCGACGGTGTCGACGTCGTCGTCGGTACGGGTACGTCCATCGTGTCGGGTGAGGGGCTGATCGCCACTGCGGGTGCCGTCGACACACATGTCCACCTGCTGTCGCCGCGCATCATGGAGGCCTCGCTCGCCTCCGGCGTGACGACGATCATCGGCCAGGAGTTCGGGCCGGTGTGGGGCGTCGGCGTCAACTCGCCCTGGGCGCTGCGGCACACCTTCAACGCCTTCGACGCCTGGCCGGTCAACATCGGCTTCCTGGGCCGGGGTTCGTCGTCCCACGACGCACCCCTGACCGAGGCGCTCGCCGAAGGCGGCGCGTCCGGCTTCAAGGTGCACGAGGACATGGGTGCCCACACCCGCGCCCTCGACACGGCGTTGCGGGTCGCCGAGGAACACGACGTCCAAGTCGCCCTGCACAGCGACGGGTTGAATGAGTGTCTGTCCGTCGAGGACACCCTGCGCGTGCTCGACGGGCGCACGATCCACGCCTTCCACATCGAGGGCTGCGGCGGCGGGCACGTGCCGAACGTGCTGAAGATGGCAGGCGTGGCGAACGTCATCGGTTCCTCCACCAACCCCACCCTGCCGTTCGGGCGGGACGCGGTCGCCGAGCACTACGGGATGATCGTCTCCGTACACGACCTCAAGACCGACCTGCCCGGTGACGCCGCCATGGCCCGCGACCGGATCCGGGCCGGGACGATGGGTGCCGAGGACGTGCTGCACGACCTGGGCGCGATCGGCATCACCTCGTCGGACGCGCAGGGCATGGGGCGCGCGGGCGAGACCGTACGCCGAACCTTCGCCATGGCCGGGAAGATGAAGGCGGAGCTGGGCCCCCTGGGAGGGGACCGCGCCGACGACGACAACGCGCGCGTCCTGCGCTACCTGGCCAAACTGACCATCAACCCCGCCATCGCCCACGGTCTCGCCCATGAGGTGGGTTCCATTGAGGTGGGCAAGCTCGCCGACATCGTGTTGTGGCGGCCCGAGTACTTCGGCGCGAAGCCGCAGCTCGTGCTGAAGTCCGGCTTCCCGGCGTACGGCGTCGTGGGTGACCCGGGCGCCGCCACCGACACCTGTGAACCCCTCGTTCTGGGACCGCAGTTCGGTGCACACGGTACGACGCCCGCCGACATCTCCGTGGCCTTCGTGGCGCGGGCCGCACTCGACCAGGGAAACGACGCCATGCCAACGCGCCGCCGCCGAGTGGCCGTTCGTGGCACACGCGGCATCGGCCCCGCCGACCTGCACCTCAACTCCCGTACCGGAATCGTCGATGTCGATCCGCACACCGGCCTAGTCACGCTCGACGGCGAACCTCTGCACTCCGAGCCCGCCGAGTCCGTGTCCCTCAACCGTCTGTACTTCCTCTAA